The nucleotide sequence GGCCAAACAGCGTCAAATCGAGCATTTGCAACCCACGCCGCCCACCCCTGAACAAGATATGGAAGTCGGGTTTAAGGGGATTTAGCGGCAGGATTGGGGCTTGTCGTGGGATGGGCCGGAGGATTGGCTGTGGAATTAAAACCGCTGAGCCTGGAAAGCCGTTGATTGGCGGTTGATCGGCATAAGATTAATTTGAGCTTGAGGATTTGTCTTTCGTGGCAATCATCGCGATAAGATCAGAACAACCATATTTCATGTTCTGTTCTAATCGAGGGTTGTGATGACTGCAAACTATGGTCTAGAGACGCAATGTCTGCATGCGGGGCAAACACCAGACCCCACCACAATGGCGCGAGCTGTGCCGATTTATCGCACCACAGCCTATACGTTTCGTGATACCGAGCACGCTGCCAATTTATTTGCGCTGAAGGAACTGGGCAATATCTATACCCGCCTGATGAACCCGACCCATGATGTGTTGGAGAAGCGGGTGGCGGAAATGGAAGGTGGCGTCGGTGCGTTGGCGTTGGCCTCCGGTACCAGTGCAATTTTCTATAGCGTGATTAATATTTGCCAAAACGGCGATGAAATCGTCTCAGCGGCAAACCTGTACGGCGGCACCTACACGATGTTTAAGGACATCCTGCCGACGTTTGGGATTAAAACAAACCTCGTCGATGCAATGGATCTCGACAGTGTGCGTAAGGCGATTAACGACAAAACGAAGTTAGTCTACTGCGAGACGGTTGGTAATCCTGGCCTAGATGTGGCGGATCTCGAAGAGTTGGCCAATATTGCCCATGAAAATGGGATTCCGTTGATCGTCGATAGTACGTTCACAACCTCCTATCTGGTCCGTCCGATCGAGCACGGCGCAGATATCGTGATTCACTCCCTGACCAAATGGATGGGCGGACATGGTAATGGCATTGGCGGCATTGTCGTTGATTCCGGGAAGTTTGATTGGACGTCGGGTAAGTTCCCGCTGATGAGTGAACCGGACCCCAGCTACCACGGTCTACGCTTTGCCCATGACTTGGGGCCGTTGACGCCTTTGGCTTATATCCTCAGAATGCGCCTAGGACCGCTGCGTAATTTGGGTGCTTGTATGTCCCCAGATAATGCTTGGCAGTTCCTCCAGGGGATTGAAACCCTGCACCTGCGGATGCAGCGCCACTCGGAGAACGCCCTCGCGGTGGCCAAATTCCTGTCCAAGCATCCCAAAGTCGAATGGGTGCGTCACCCCGCCTTGAAGGGTGACAAGTCCTATGACATGGCACAGAAGTACCTGAAGAAGGGTGCTGGTGCCATGGTTGTGTTTGGGATCAAAGGCGGCGCGGATGCGGGTAAGGCCTTCATCGAGAAGCTGGGTCTATTCTCCCACTTAGCCAACGTTGGTGATGCCAAGAGCTTGGCAATTCATCCAGCGACGACAACTCACTCCCAACTATCAGCGGAAGACCAGATTGCCGCTGGGGTAGCCCCCGAGTTGATTCGGATGTCGATCGGGATCGAGCATATCGATGACATCATCGCGGATCTGAAGCAGGCGCTAGGATAGTTACGTTAGTTCGCAATTTACAGTTGTACGGTTCAAGAATCGTACAACTGTAAATTGACAACACATCATTCACAATTATTCACTTGCTCGATGACTATTGGTCCGGTTCAGACGCAGTTTCTCCAAATCCCCACGCCGTTTCATTTAGAGTCTGGTGAAGTTCTCAATGATGTGACGATCGCCTACGAAACCTATGGAATACTCAATGCTGATGCGAGCAATGCAATATTAGTATTTCATGCCTTAACAGGGAGCCATCATGCGGCAGGGATTAATACCGCCGTCTCGGGGGTTGAACCGCTTTGGACAAAAGAATGCATTCAGGGCTGGTGGGATGATTTTATTGGTCCAGGCAAAGCGATCGATACCGACCAACATTTTGTAATTTGTGCAAATTATCTCGGCAGTTGCTATGGTTCAACCGGACCGCGATCGATCAATCCAAAAACCGGAAAAGCCTATGGCAGCAGCTTTCCTCAGATTAGTGCCTTCGATGTAATTCGCAGCCAGAAGCATTTATTACGGCATTTTAAAATTGATTGCTTACGCGCCGTTGTCGGCGGTTCCCTCGGGGGGATGATGGCCATGATGATGGCCATTCGCTGCCCCGAAATGGTCAAAACCGTCATTCCATTAGCCACAGGTGTCGAAACTACCGCGCTCCAACGTATACTCAACTTCGAGCAAATTGTGGCCATTCGCAATGACCCTAACTTTTTGAATGGGGACTACTACGAACATGAACCACCAAGGGAAGGACTCGCACTGGCGCGGATGATTGCCCACAAAACCTTTGTGTCCCTGAAAGTGATGGAAGGCCGGGCGCGACAGGAAATTATCACCGATGAACGGATTGGACAGTTTTATTCGCTCTCCCATCCGATCGAATCCTACATGCTTTACCAAGGCTGTAAATTTGCCGAGCGGTTTGATGCCAATAGTTATCTGCGGATTATGGCGCTATGGCAACACTATAGTCTGGGGCAAATCGGCCCCGACTTATTTCGGGCCTGTAAAGATCAAAAATATTTAATTTTTAGTATTGATTCCGACGTCTGCTTTTACCCGGAAGAACAACGATCGATTGTCCAGGCATTAGAAGCCAGCAAGATCGATGTCAAATACATTACCGTCCACTCTGATAAAGGCCATGACTCGTTTCTACTAGAACCCGAGTTATATGCGCCATACATTCACTTTGTCTTAAATAGCGAAAACTAGCAGCCAAACCCATCAGACAATTCCAGCGTCGCATCGACCGAACCAGGATTCACATCTAACAACAATTCACATCCAACAAGATAAGGGATGCGTTCAGGCCGCATTAGCGCGCATAATTGGGCGCTGAAACTATCTCCGCAGGGCACGCTCAGCCAACTCAAGTGCTGATTACGATTGCCTAAATTTCGGCAACATTTAGTCGCGGCAACATTAAAGCAGCACTATAGAAATCCGGTAGATATGCAGCACTATAGAAATCCGGTAGATATTTTGTATGGAATTAAAAATTTTGGTGAGGAAGCCTAAAGACCTAAGAAATAAAGATTAAATTGGCGTGATCTCAATCACAGAGCACCTATACTGAGCCATACTAAATCACCTCGTTTCAGGAGGCCCCCTCTGATGCAGATCAATATTGATCTACCTGAAACCCTTGCCCTTCAGTTTTCTCAAAGTTCCTACCCAGCTGCAAAAGTTGTCGAAAGAGGACTCCATCGGCTGGGCATCGAATCGAATCAACCACCCCCTCGAAAATCACGTAAACGTGCGACCCATAATCGCTTACCAGATTGGAAAACAGACAACGCTTCACCCGAGGCCATTCCCGATAGCCAAGTTCCCGATTTAATGGATTTTTTGGATGATCTGGCTCAACGTCGTGAGGCTTTGATTGATCGACTCCGCCCACAATCAGAGGACAGCTAGAATAGAAGGTGCCCCTGCCGCTGATTCGGGACCCTATGCAACTTAGCCTCGATCAAATTGCCCAGAAACTCGATAGCGAAAACGTCAAGGAGCGGAAATTGGCGTTGGTCGCACTCCGGGATGTGGCCGCCGAGCAAGCTGTACCCCTGATTAAGAAGGTCATTCATGATCCAGATCAGCAAGTTCGATCCATGGCAGTTTATGCCTTGGGTGTAAAGCCGATGGATGAATGTTTGGACTTATTAGTCAGTATTCTGGTCAACGAAGCCGACTACGGCGTCAGAGCTGATGCGGCGGGCGCACTGGGAAATTTAGAAGACCGGCGGGCATTTGAACCGTTGGTTCGCGCGTTCAATGAAGATGGCGATTGGCTCGTACGCTTTAGTGCGGCAGTGGCATTGGGAAATTTACGTGATCCCAGAGCACAAGAAACTTTGCTGTCCGCCCTTCAGAGCAAAGAAGTCGTGATTCAGCAGGCGGCGATCGCTGCCTTAGGTGAGATCGGGGCGATCGGGGCAGTTGATCAGATTTTAAATTTTGTTCAGTCAGAAGATTGGCTAATGCGACAGCGTTTGGCCACTGCGTTGGGTTGCCTAGCAACAGCCAAAAGTCGATCGGCTTTGCGGTATTTAGCGAAGGACAATAACAATAATGTCGCCGAAGCGGCGCGGCGATCATTGGCGCAATTAGATCAATCTAATACGTTCGATCAACCCAGTCCTTAAATGACAACACAACATCGTGAATGCGTAGGTTGCCGGAAAGATGGCAACGCGAGAGGCAATCAACCAAACGCCTCAAGGGCAAGGCAGTGACTCGTTCACAAATCTGGGCGATGTTGATCACCAGAAGCAAATGACACGACTTTACAAAACGCTGTATCACTTAATCATCACTTGAATTAACACAATGAAATAGTGGAGCTTTCCCAGCGCCGTTAGGTTATATTTCCAACATACGTATCATGCAAAATCGCAGCAATGTCGTGAGTTGCCTTATCTCTATGCAATTTGACCCCAATGCTCGCGCACCTCAGCCATCCTCAGAAGTTAGTCGGATCAGCACGATTCTGCAACGTCTAAATCAAAATATGCAGCGGGATGATCTAGTCCAAAAAACAACGGATCAACTCAGAAATTTGCTGCAAGTCGATCGTGTTGTCCTTTACTACTTCTACAAACAGTGGAACGGCCAAGTTACTTTTGAATCTTTAAGCGATCCACAATATTCAATCTACGGCTCCAGTGGCCCAGATGAATGCTTTGTAGATGCCTATGCCGAAATGTATCTAGCCGGACGCGTCCGGGCAATCGAAAACATCGAAACAGCAGAGATTCACGACTGTCATCGCGACTTTTTGCGCGACCTCCAAGTCCAAGCCAATCTCGTTGTCCCAATTCTCACCAGCAAAAGACTCTGGGGATTACTTGTAGCGCACCACTGTGACAGCCCACGATCGTGGTTAGACACCGATATTCACCAGATGCAAACCGCCGCGAAAACGCTTGCCGCGGCTGATTCGATCAGACAGGAGCGGTAGTGACACAAGTTACACATGGTCACTCATGCTGGGCAAATCATGCTGGTTGACTAGAGAAATTCTGAATCCGGCGCGATCAATAACTCTTTGAACCCTGTAGACGCATCAAATTCGCGCTGGAAACGCACCGCTGGCAGTAGCGCTAGCACCAATTCGACAGTCGTATACACTTCGCACCCTTCAACGAGATGGCCACCTTTACAATTCCCCTGAGCATCAGCCACTGTCATATGAACATGAATTCCAGCTTCGGCGACTGTCCCAGATAAGGTCAATATTTCATGCTTTCCAGGTAATTTTGTATGCACTGCGGCATCCGCGAACCGCAAGCACACTTGCGATAGACTGCCGACAGCACCCAGTAGGATTGCCGCACCAATACGTTTTTGTTGCGCGATCGCCTGCAATTCGCGACGCAAGTCTGTCCCCGGAGCCAATCTGATTGCCGACGTTGCAATTGCTCCGCGTATATCCATTGTCATTCCAACTAGAAAATTATCTTCGCTAAAAGTAGTCTAGTCTAATGGCGATGAATCAGCTGAAATGAAACCGGCATTTTAGCGAATCTTGAACGACTCATACTAACGTTCTAATTGTGGTGGTACACCCCGCCAAAAGATATATGGCAGCTGATCCTCAGACAACGTACTGGCAAATTGGATGAATGCTTCCGAGGTCAGCACATTATTGCAATAGTAAGGACGCTTCGGCTGACGCGACGTATAGTCAAAAAATACTGTATAGCGATCGGCCGCTTCCGGTCGCTTCCCGCGATGAACTAACCGCGCCGTATCCACGAGAACAACTGTACCAGCCTTGCCCACAGCCGATCGCCAACGCGGCGCCGGCACAACTGAGTCAACTAAATCCGAGTTGAGATAACCGATGCGATAATTCAGCCGCTGTCGAACCCGCTGAGTATCGTCTAAGTCAAGGTATTGAAAAGGCCCAAGTGATTCATCAACATCATGTAAGTAAATAATGACTTTAAGTACACGATCGTCCTCCAGATCAAAATGCCAACAACGACTGACATTTTCTACTAAATTACACAAATCACGGCGTACACGCACACCATGATAAGCCGCTGGCAACTGAAGATAATGCTCCACAAGCTGGAGCATACGCGATTGTAATCCCCACATCATCAATCCCGGCACTTGCAAAATCTGCGCCGGTGTTGCTCGCGCCACAAACTTATCTTCCGGCACAAATTGGCCCTGCAAATCATCACAGAGCGAGCCCAAAGCCGACTTCAACTTATAGTCAAAATCTAAACCCAGCTCGGCTAAAGAAGTAATACAAATTCCATCACGCGTTAAGGTATCCACCACCTTATGGTCATGAGAGCGTGACAAAGGGGATAGGGAGCCAGCATATGCCTGAATCCGCTTCTGATGTAGCTGATCACGATAATTCTCAACGGAAGCAAGTGTGACACTCCGACTTCTAACGTAGCTAAGCGCACGATGCAAAAAAGCCTGACGATATTGATAAGGCTCCGCATCACTTAGACGGAAAACGTGACGGTGCGTTGCCAGAGCCGATGTCCCTGGGCGCCGGACAGCTTGTTCGTTTTGCATTATTTCAATAAGAATATTCTGATACTAGATATCGCGTAAAACTTTCAGATTTCGCTTTATAAAAGCAGCCACGATACCAAATCAACTCAAATGCTGAAAACAACAGGGATTGGAATGAACATTGAGGAAAATTAAGTTGTCCGCCGATTCAAGCCGCCCATTTCCAAAACATCAGAAATTTAACAAGCCAGAACTAAACAGTATTTTACTAGTAGAAACACAATTTAGCACATGTTTCAATATTTATCATACATGAAAATAATAAAAAGGAGAATGCGATTGGAATTGGAGCGTAGCTAAATTAGCGAAGAAAAATCTCAACAATCTAGAGCACATTCTCTTGGTTACCCAAAACACTTAGTTGATTCACATTTAAAATTTTAGAAATTTTATATCAGAATCTCCTATCTAGTGAAAAATCGATTTCCAACTGTATATTCAAGCTATACAGAAATAAAAATCAGTATCAGGACATTCTGACGCACAACTTACTAACAAATTCTATCAAAACCTTCGACATGGCAAAATCTGAACCAATCTAACCACTGAACTAATTTTTCATACAAAACCAAGCATTAGAAGCAATAATTTTGCATATTAGGTCAACAAAATAAAAGTATTTTTCACAATTAAATTTAAGAGGGAACTGAAATAGTCAACAAAATCAAGAAGCCTCATAAACTGATACAAATAAAAGCAACGACGTCTCCCAATAAAAACTCAACGATAAATGCATCTAAAGAACGTTAATGCCCGTGACTTTGAGCTATTCAATATTTAATAGGCTAGAGAATCAACCAAAGCAAACCACACGCATAATTATCAAATAATCAATAAAAGCATAGATTATCGAAATATCAGTATTTGTCTCACGGCTAAAGTGGCTACACCGAAACTGAGTCGGTCAGAAGAATTAGGCGATCTTGATCAAATATACCCAAAACGACAATTTTCACAACAACTTGAACTCTTTCGCAAGATATTTACACTAAAAATACAAACACTATGTTAGGAGGCTCGATATTGCGTAACCGTTCAAGGTCAACACTTAACCTTAGAGATACTCCTATAGGTCAATAAGATAAAGCATACATAGTTTTAATTCTAGCGTCAAATACAAGATTAGCTGGCTTATGGAGGGTATTCGTACCATATTCGGATAAACCAGTCATTAGAACAGCTTTAAGGCTTCGTAAGTATTAATCAATGTTTGTGGTGAGCGCCCACAGACTTTCGGAGAAGTCAATCTATTACGGATGCTCATCACGCAATCATGACTTATCGGGTGGACCAAGTTAATACAGCCCCATCAAATGCGTATAACTCCAACTCGATAATCTCAGCCCGGAAGCTGGATAAGCTAGAAAAGTTGGGGCCAATCGTTAGCGGTGGACAGTGGTTGAGCCAGTCCAAATCGCCATCTTAGCTTGGGCTAAGACCTCACTTGAAACTGTCGATTTTATGCAACGGATTGATTGCAGCATCTATTCTGATTTCATTCCAGATCATTAGATTTAGTCACGGAGCTGACACAAGTCGGGGCGCATATCCAAACGAGCACTGACGCGATGACTTCACCCAACGGAAACAGAAGTCCATCTGATATTTCAAATCCAAGAATAGCTTGAGGAACGCGATTTCATGACTAATGCACGATGCTCAAATTCAATGACGCCCGACTGCCGGGTAAAACGCTCAACTGAAATTCTGAAATCCCAAAGTCGTATATCCACAACAATCAATATTGATATATGAAAACAAGCACCATTGATTCATGGTCTTAAACAATAAACAAACGCGATTTCAACATAATATTTCAGATATTTCACGCAAAATCATAAAAAACAGCACTTCAGCAATTGATATAGCCAGTTATCAGTCCAATATCAGTCAATCGCAAGAATTAAATTGCTTGCCAACGATCGGAAAATACGACGTTACAATACCGCGCTTCATAAATCATGCCTACAGTTAGTTATCAATGATTAAAGCAAATCACAAAAAATCCTAGGCCCGTCTTGGTTGTGATAAATTAACCCACTATGGGGAAAGCTAAACAGCATCTATATTCATTCGCTTGGCAACCCAGTAATTCATGCGATCAACTGCCCCATCTAGTTTCTACGATATTTTCGGTCAACTCATCACGACTGGGTTCGCCGCCGTTGCAGAGTCAGAGATTTATGCCGCAGTTGCCAAGTATTTACCATTCCTCATGCCAGTCGATCGACTAGCCATAGCACAGATCGATGCGACCGGAGCAACTTTCGAATTACTGGACTTATTAGGGGGGCAAAACGACCTGTCATCGAGTTATCATTATCCCACTGAGACCCCAACCTTAATCAAGCATTGCACTGAAACTCGACAATCACTACGGCTATCCGTTCATGCTGATAGTCCATACGAAGATGTGGTTGAATTATCCCAGATTGGGATGCGACAAGTGTTAGTGGTTCCATTACATAGTCCCGAGCAGCTTCTGGGAAGCCTGTACGTTGCAACTCGGCAAAACGATGGCTATGGTCAGTCCGAACTCAGCTTGCTTGAACAGATTGCGGCGCTCATTGTGTCAAACATCGAGCGTCTGGCGATTGAGGCCCAAACGCAAATCACGCTGGACCGGCATCGTCGCTACGCTGAACGGCTGGAAGTTCTCAATGAGACGGGTCGACGATTATCGACTACGACCAACGAAGAAAGTGCATTTCATATTGTAGCAGAGACGATCGAGCATGTCCTAGAATCCGATCGAGTCAGTTACGTCATTCCCAATCCGGATGGCTTATCCTGCCAGATTTTTGCTTTAACGGGCAACGACATTATTCCCAAAGCACATCAGTTTCCACTACCCGGATCGGGAATTGCCGCAGTACTTGAACAAGCACGCCCGATAGCATTCCCCGACCTTACCGATTCTACCTATCAAGAACATGCCATACTTGCCGCTCAAGGATTGCGGATGGGATGGTCAGTGCCGATTCATGTGGGTGGCAAAATTGTTGGCATTCTGAATGCCGCGACAGCTATAAGTTGGCCATTTCCGGACGATGCCTTAACACTGCTAAGTGCGTTAGGTCGGTTTATGAGCACAACGATCGAGCGTATTCAAGCACAACATAATGTAGCAGTCACATTGCGCCAGCTAGAGTATCGTGTGACGCATGATCAGCTCACCAACCTACCGAACCGTCGTTGGTTTGACCGCACGCTAGACCAAGAAATTCAGCAACATCGACAATATCAACGTCGGCTTGCAGTGCTATTTATTGACCTCGATCAATTTAAAGAAATTAACGATAGCCTGGGGCATAGCATTGGCGATCAACTTCTCTGTACCGTCGCCGATCGTTTACGAGAGCAATTAGCCACTCAAGGAGTCGTTGCGCGGCTGGGAGGAGATGAGTTTGTGGTGTTGCTACAAGACATCCCCAATCTTGAATCGGTCTTGACGTTGAGTCAGCGCTTGTTAGATTTTTTGCAAGCCCCCTTTTATGTATCGCATCATCACGTTCAAATTGGTGGGAGCATAGGAATTAGCTTGTTTCCAGACCATGGACAAACAGCCGATGAATTGATGAAACATGCCGATATTGCCATGTATGCCGCGAAAGCGGAGAGCCGGCAAAAGTTCAAGTTATATGCACCGGCAATGTCCGAGCAGTTGCAGTTGCGCTTAGAGCTAGAGCGAGAACTCCAGCAGGCGATCGCCAACGATGAACTGTTCTTGATGTTCCAACCACAAATTGAACTGCAATCGGGTCGCATCTATGCAATCGAGGCACTAGTGCGTTGGATGCACCCACAGCGCGGGCTGATACCACCGAATGTATTTATTCCGATCGCCGAAACCTCGCAATTAATCAGTGACATTTCGGGTTGGGTACTTGAAGCCAGCCTTCAGACCTTAGCCGCCTTACGACGAAAGTATCCCGACCTCTACGTCTCAGTCAATATTTCGGCACCGGATTTATTAACGCCCGATCGTTTACACCAACAAATTCAAAGGTTGTTACATCAGTATAATTTGCCAGGCAATGCATTGGAGTTGGAGCTAACTGAAAGTATCTTTATCGAACATCCGGCGAGGGTTAGTGCAACTTTAGAGTCATGGCAGCAACAAGGTATTCGACTAGCGATCGATGACTTTGGCACCGGCTTTTCGTCTCTGAGTTACCTGCTAGATTTACCGCTGGACACCTTAAAAATTGATCGAACTTTTGTCAAAAACGTTCATACAAATGGCCGCACCAAGGGAATTGTCGAAACCATTTTATCCCTGAGTAAAAATTTAGCAGTCACCTGTGTCGCTGAAGGAGTAGAAGAGTTAGCGCAGCTCAATTGCCTATCGGAACTAGGCTGCTATGCTGTCCAAGGGTTTTTCCTTGCAAGCCCCATGGTGGAACATCAGTTGATGGAATTTTTAGCAGAATACGACGCCGACTCGATTGCGCATCACTCCATTTCCCAGCCATTATCGTAATCGGCAACCTAACACAGGCAAATTAGGAACTCACAATTCGCCTGTTTACAGCAAGTGAATCGTTTCAGCTCACTGACTGGATCGCGGCATTTAGCGTCGCACTTGGACGCATGGCCTGCGTTGTCTTTTCAGTATCGGTGAGATAGTAACCATTGATTTCCACTGGTTGACCTTGGGCCGCATTCAATTCCGTCAGGATCGTCGATTCATACTCACTCAGCTGCTGCGCCAATGACGCAAATTTCGCCTTAAGCATAGGGCTTTTATCCTGCACCGCGAGGGCTTCAGCCCAGTACATCGCAAGATAGAAGTGACTACCACGATTATCAATTTCCTTGACTTTAGCCGATGGCGATTTAGCGTTATCAAGATACTTACTATTGGCTGTATTGAGCGCTTCAGCTAAGACAATGGCATCAGCATTATCGGTCTTAGACCCTACATCTTCCAACGCTACTGCCAATGCTAAAAACTCACCGAGGGAATCCCAACGTAAATGTCCTTCATGCGTAAATTGCTGGACATGCTTCGGAGCTGAACCGCCCGCACCAGTTTCAAACAAGCCACCACCGGCGAGGAGCGGAACAATCGAAAGCATCTTCGCACTCGTGCCCAATTCCAAAATCGGGAAAAGGTCCGTGAGATAATCTCGCAAAACATTACCGGTAACCGAAATTACATCTTTACCAGCTTTGATTTGCTCACAGGTAAAACGCATCGCATCGACGGTCGAAAGGATTTGAATATCTAATCCAGATGTATCGTGTTGTGGCAGATATTGCTTGACTTTCGCGATGATATTAGCATCGTGGGCACGGCTAGCGTCGAGCCAGAAAATAGCGGCGCTGCCAGTGGCACGGGCACGGTTGACCGCTAGTTTGACCCAATCTTGGATTGGCAAATCTTTTGTCTGACACATCCGCCAAATATCGCCTTGTTCAACGGTCTGTGCCATAAGCATCGTCCCGGATGCATCAACGACACGCACTATACCATCCGCCGGGATTTCGAAAGTTTTATCGTGGGAGCCGTATTCTTCTGCTTTCTGAGCCATTAGCCCCACGTTAGCAACGCTGCCCATTGTGGTGACATCAAATGCGTCGTTGGTTTTACAGAAGTCGATACAGGCTTGGTACATCTGGGCGTAGGAGCGATCGGGAATCATCGCTTTCATATCATGGGGGTTGCCATCAGCGCCCCACATTTGCCCCGAGGTCCGAATCGCGGCTGCCATCGATGCATCGATAATCACGTCACTCGGAACATGCAGATTGGTAATCCCTTGATCCGAGTTAACCATCGCCAGTTTTGGCTGCGTGGCATAAACGGCTTGGAGGTCCGCTTCGATCGCCGCTTTTTGATCAGCCGGCAGCGATTGGATTTTGGCATAGACATCACCGAGACCATTCTTGGGATTGACCCCAAGCTGTGCAAACGTGTCGGCGTATTTATCAAAAACTTCCTTATAGTAAACGGTGACAGCATGTCCGAACAGAATCGGGTCAGACACTTTCATCATCGTCGCTTTGACATGCAGCGATAGTAGGACGTCCTCGGCTTTGGCCGCAGCAATTTCTTGCTCATAGAAGGCCCGGAGCGCCTTGACACTCATGACCGCAGAATCAATGACTTCACCGGCAAGAACGGGAGTTTTCGCTTTGAGGACAGTTAAAGTGCCATCCGTCGCCACATGTTCAATTTTGACATCACCCG is from Romeriopsis navalis LEGE 11480 and encodes:
- a CDS encoding O-acetylhomoserine aminocarboxypropyltransferase/cysteine synthase family protein, whose product is MTANYGLETQCLHAGQTPDPTTMARAVPIYRTTAYTFRDTEHAANLFALKELGNIYTRLMNPTHDVLEKRVAEMEGGVGALALASGTSAIFYSVINICQNGDEIVSAANLYGGTYTMFKDILPTFGIKTNLVDAMDLDSVRKAINDKTKLVYCETVGNPGLDVADLEELANIAHENGIPLIVDSTFTTSYLVRPIEHGADIVIHSLTKWMGGHGNGIGGIVVDSGKFDWTSGKFPLMSEPDPSYHGLRFAHDLGPLTPLAYILRMRLGPLRNLGACMSPDNAWQFLQGIETLHLRMQRHSENALAVAKFLSKHPKVEWVRHPALKGDKSYDMAQKYLKKGAGAMVVFGIKGGADAGKAFIEKLGLFSHLANVGDAKSLAIHPATTTHSQLSAEDQIAAGVAPELIRMSIGIEHIDDIIADLKQALG
- the metX gene encoding homoserine O-acetyltransferase MetX produces the protein MTIGPVQTQFLQIPTPFHLESGEVLNDVTIAYETYGILNADASNAILVFHALTGSHHAAGINTAVSGVEPLWTKECIQGWWDDFIGPGKAIDTDQHFVICANYLGSCYGSTGPRSINPKTGKAYGSSFPQISAFDVIRSQKHLLRHFKIDCLRAVVGGSLGGMMAMMMAIRCPEMVKTVIPLATGVETTALQRILNFEQIVAIRNDPNFLNGDYYEHEPPREGLALARMIAHKTFVSLKVMEGRARQEIITDERIGQFYSLSHPIESYMLYQGCKFAERFDANSYLRIMALWQHYSLGQIGPDLFRACKDQKYLIFSIDSDVCFYPEEQRSIVQALEASKIDVKYITVHSDKGHDSFLLEPELYAPYIHFVLNSEN
- a CDS encoding HEAT repeat domain-containing protein gives rise to the protein MQLSLDQIAQKLDSENVKERKLALVALRDVAAEQAVPLIKKVIHDPDQQVRSMAVYALGVKPMDECLDLLVSILVNEADYGVRADAAGALGNLEDRRAFEPLVRAFNEDGDWLVRFSAAVALGNLRDPRAQETLLSALQSKEVVIQQAAIAALGEIGAIGAVDQILNFVQSEDWLMRQRLATALGCLATAKSRSALRYLAKDNNNNVAEAARRSLAQLDQSNTFDQPSP
- a CDS encoding GAF domain-containing protein, encoding MQFDPNARAPQPSSEVSRISTILQRLNQNMQRDDLVQKTTDQLRNLLQVDRVVLYYFYKQWNGQVTFESLSDPQYSIYGSSGPDECFVDAYAEMYLAGRVRAIENIETAEIHDCHRDFLRDLQVQANLVVPILTSKRLWGLLVAHHCDSPRSWLDTDIHQMQTAAKTLAAADSIRQER
- a CDS encoding PPC domain-containing DNA-binding protein; this encodes MDIRGAIATSAIRLAPGTDLRRELQAIAQQKRIGAAILLGAVGSLSQVCLRFADAAVHTKLPGKHEILTLSGTVAEAGIHVHMTVADAQGNCKGGHLVEGCEVYTTVELVLALLPAVRFQREFDASTGFKELLIAPDSEFL
- a CDS encoding bifunctional diguanylate cyclase/phosphodiesterase: MRSTAPSSFYDIFGQLITTGFAAVAESEIYAAVAKYLPFLMPVDRLAIAQIDATGATFELLDLLGGQNDLSSSYHYPTETPTLIKHCTETRQSLRLSVHADSPYEDVVELSQIGMRQVLVVPLHSPEQLLGSLYVATRQNDGYGQSELSLLEQIAALIVSNIERLAIEAQTQITLDRHRRYAERLEVLNETGRRLSTTTNEESAFHIVAETIEHVLESDRVSYVIPNPDGLSCQIFALTGNDIIPKAHQFPLPGSGIAAVLEQARPIAFPDLTDSTYQEHAILAAQGLRMGWSVPIHVGGKIVGILNAATAISWPFPDDALTLLSALGRFMSTTIERIQAQHNVAVTLRQLEYRVTHDQLTNLPNRRWFDRTLDQEIQQHRQYQRRLAVLFIDLDQFKEINDSLGHSIGDQLLCTVADRLREQLATQGVVARLGGDEFVVLLQDIPNLESVLTLSQRLLDFLQAPFYVSHHHVQIGGSIGISLFPDHGQTADELMKHADIAMYAAKAESRQKFKLYAPAMSEQLQLRLELERELQQAIANDELFLMFQPQIELQSGRIYAIEALVRWMHPQRGLIPPNVFIPIAETSQLISDISGWVLEASLQTLAALRRKYPDLYVSVNISAPDLLTPDRLHQQIQRLLHQYNLPGNALELELTESIFIEHPARVSATLESWQQQGIRLAIDDFGTGFSSLSYLLDLPLDTLKIDRTFVKNVHTNGRTKGIVETILSLSKNLAVTCVAEGVEELAQLNCLSELGCYAVQGFFLASPMVEHQLMEFLAEYDADSIAHHSISQPLS